A single Methylobacterium sp. 17Sr1-1 DNA region contains:
- the rph gene encoding ribonuclease PH, producing MRPSKRAPDELRKVTLERGVSRYAEGSCLVTFGETKVLCTASLEERGPSWLRGSGKGWVTAEYSMLPRATHDRNRREVNAGKPSGRTQEIQRLIGRSLRAVVNLPAMGERQIVVDCDVLQADGGTRTAAITGAWVALHECFTWMRGRSIISVDPMRDHVAAISCGIHKGTPVLDLDYAEDSGAETDANFVITGSGGIVEVQGTAEVKPFSEEEFLGLLRLAKAGVAELVALQKQAIA from the coding sequence ATGCGCCCCTCGAAGCGCGCCCCCGACGAGCTGCGCAAGGTCACGCTGGAGCGGGGCGTCTCGCGCTACGCCGAGGGCTCGTGCCTCGTCACCTTCGGCGAGACCAAGGTGCTGTGCACCGCCTCGCTCGAGGAGCGCGGGCCGTCCTGGCTGCGCGGCTCCGGCAAGGGCTGGGTCACCGCCGAGTACAGCATGCTGCCGCGGGCGACCCACGACCGCAACCGGCGCGAGGTCAATGCCGGCAAGCCCTCCGGCCGCACCCAGGAGATCCAGCGCCTGATCGGCCGGTCCCTGCGCGCCGTCGTCAACCTGCCGGCGATGGGCGAGCGCCAGATCGTGGTCGATTGCGACGTGCTCCAGGCCGATGGCGGCACCCGCACGGCGGCGATCACCGGCGCCTGGGTCGCCCTGCACGAGTGCTTCACCTGGATGCGCGGCCGCTCGATCATCTCGGTCGACCCGATGCGCGACCACGTCGCGGCGATCTCCTGCGGCATCCACAAGGGCACCCCCGTCCTCGACCTCGATTACGCCGAGGATTCCGGCGCCGAGACCGACGCCAACTTCGTCATCACCGGCAGCGGCGGCATCGTCGAGGTGCAGGGCACGGCGGAGGTGAAGCCGTTCTCGGAAGAGGAGTTCCTGGGCCTCCTGCGCCTCGCCAAGGCGGGCGTGGCCGAGCTGGTGGCGCTCCAGAAGCAGGCGATCGCCTGA
- a CDS encoding DEAD/DEAH box helicase family protein, whose protein sequence is MSAPSRPLRSHQRSLSELVGALARGEATGITDILAAVTPGGGKSLLPVIAASKLIAAGLVDRVVWIVPRDSLRLQAEEAFADPAWRAALGHALSVRAADNSPDPSRGLAGYVTTYQAVAAAPALHLSEMRRHRTLLVVDEVHHLPAIADGEAGSEAAAWSSALLPLFREASVRLLLSGTLERADGRRILWLPYRTEGGAPVPDIEAPGWAVIGYSRAEALAEKAVLPVNFGALDGEASWLEGGRTSGQARVGPHRLSGSGPSATTRPALFTALRTGFARDLLREAFFATRRVRAERRRKRGLSATEAVRGLGKLLVVAPDQASAQSYHAMIQAWMPEEQARRDVRIATSAEADAHAALAAFRLTPEPAVLVTVAMAYEGLDAPEVAVVAALTHIRSRPWLEQMIARATRVDPHAGDYADQHALVFHPDDPLFAQFRARIETEQATATRPRKRPTGAASPEPRPLARETDEGIVPLESNALGLRYAMLRPGPSVAMARPEAQREAGQPGTDAGPVPPSRVERALRARVAAMVTAQAVEDEAELRLPRGASLAHRYNAVLKRLFNNKSRAAMTAEELEAALAWLERNRLQDHLHLLDGDTRYAWSVRRRWAGAERRPG, encoded by the coding sequence GTGAGCGCCCCGTCCCGCCCCCTGCGCAGCCACCAGCGCAGCCTGTCCGAACTCGTGGGCGCGCTCGCCCGCGGCGAGGCGACGGGCATCACCGACATCCTGGCGGCGGTGACGCCCGGCGGCGGCAAGTCGCTGCTGCCGGTCATCGCGGCATCGAAGCTGATCGCGGCGGGCCTCGTCGACCGGGTGGTCTGGATCGTGCCGCGGGATTCCCTCCGGCTCCAGGCCGAGGAGGCCTTCGCCGATCCGGCCTGGCGGGCGGCTTTGGGCCACGCCCTCTCGGTGCGGGCGGCCGACAACTCGCCCGATCCGAGCCGGGGGCTGGCCGGCTACGTCACCACCTACCAGGCGGTGGCGGCGGCCCCCGCCCTGCACCTTTCCGAGATGCGGCGCCACCGCACCCTCCTCGTCGTCGACGAGGTCCACCACCTGCCGGCCATCGCCGACGGCGAGGCGGGGAGCGAGGCCGCGGCCTGGAGCAGCGCCCTGCTGCCGCTGTTCCGCGAGGCGAGCGTGCGCCTCCTCCTCTCCGGCACCCTGGAGCGGGCGGACGGCCGGCGCATCCTGTGGCTGCCCTACCGGACGGAGGGCGGCGCCCCGGTGCCGGACATCGAGGCCCCGGGCTGGGCCGTGATCGGCTATTCCCGCGCCGAGGCCCTCGCCGAGAAGGCGGTGCTGCCGGTCAATTTCGGGGCACTGGACGGCGAGGCGAGCTGGCTCGAGGGCGGGCGCACCAGCGGCCAGGCCCGGGTCGGCCCGCACCGGCTCTCGGGCTCGGGCCCGAGCGCGACGACGCGGCCGGCCCTGTTCACGGCGCTCCGCACCGGCTTCGCCCGCGACCTGTTGCGCGAGGCGTTCTTCGCCACCCGCCGTGTGCGGGCCGAGCGCCGGCGCAAGCGCGGCCTCAGCGCCACCGAGGCGGTCCGGGGCCTCGGCAAGCTCCTCGTCGTCGCCCCCGATCAGGCGAGCGCGCAGAGCTACCACGCCATGATCCAGGCCTGGATGCCGGAGGAGCAGGCGCGCCGCGACGTGCGCATCGCCACCTCGGCCGAGGCCGACGCCCATGCGGCGCTCGCCGCCTTCCGGCTCACGCCCGAGCCCGCCGTGCTGGTGACGGTGGCGATGGCCTATGAGGGGCTGGACGCGCCCGAGGTCGCGGTGGTGGCGGCCCTCACCCATATCCGCTCGCGGCCCTGGCTGGAGCAGATGATCGCCCGGGCGACCCGGGTCGATCCCCATGCGGGCGACTACGCCGACCAGCACGCCCTGGTCTTCCACCCCGACGACCCGCTCTTCGCGCAGTTCCGCGCCCGCATCGAGACCGAGCAGGCGACCGCGACCCGGCCGCGCAAGCGCCCGACGGGGGCCGCCTCGCCCGAGCCGCGGCCGCTGGCGCGCGAGACCGACGAGGGCATCGTGCCGCTGGAGAGCAACGCGCTCGGCCTGCGCTACGCGATGCTGCGGCCCGGCCCCTCGGTGGCGATGGCCCGACCGGAGGCACAGCGGGAGGCCGGGCAGCCCGGCACCGATGCGGGCCCGGTCCCGCCCTCGCGGGTCGAGCGGGCGCTCCGCGCCCGCGTCGCCGCCATGGTCACGGCGCAGGCGGTCGAGGACGAGGCCGAGCTGCGGCTGCCCCGCGGCGCGTCGCTCGCCCACCGCTACAATGCGGTGCTCAAGCGCCTCTTCAACAACAAGAGCCGCGCCGCGATGACGGCGGAGGAGCTGGAGGCGGCCCTCGCCTGGCTGGAGCGCAACCGGCTCCAGGACCACCTGCACCTGCTCGACGGCGACACGCGCTACGCCTGGAGCGTGCGGCGGCGCTGGGCGGGGGCGGAGAGGCGGCCGGGCTGA
- the hrcA gene encoding heat-inducible transcriptional repressor HrcA, which produces MNTRDLPPLPGGSGQARAIAELNERSREIFRQIVESYLATGEPVGSRNLARILPMALSPASIRNVMSDLEQAGLIYAPHTSAGRLPTEHGLRFFVDALLELGDVGQEEKGRIEAQMRAAASRHTFESALTEASVLLSGISRGAGVVVTAKQNPRLRHIEFVRLDPGRALVVLVSDDGSVENRLLDLPQGLPAGALQEASNFLNARIRGRTLGEVRGEIEAARAAMKQELDEITGRLVDAGLARSVGPSEERQLIVRGQANLLDDLRAAEDLERIRLLFNDLESQKDVIDLLSRAEGGEGVRIFIGSENKLFSLSGSSMIAAPFRDGSQTIVGVVGVIGPTRLNYARIVPMVDFTARVVSRMLERGRG; this is translated from the coding sequence ATGAACACGCGCGACCTTCCACCCCTGCCCGGCGGCTCCGGACAGGCCCGTGCCATTGCCGAGCTCAACGAGCGCTCGCGGGAAATCTTTCGCCAGATCGTCGAGAGCTACCTCGCCACGGGGGAGCCGGTGGGGTCGCGCAACCTCGCCCGCATCCTGCCGATGGCGCTCTCGCCGGCCTCGATCCGCAACGTGATGTCGGACCTCGAGCAGGCCGGGCTGATCTACGCCCCCCATACCAGCGCCGGCCGGCTCCCCACCGAGCACGGCCTGCGCTTCTTCGTCGACGCGCTGCTCGAGCTCGGCGATGTCGGCCAGGAGGAGAAGGGCCGGATCGAGGCGCAGATGCGCGCCGCCGCCTCGCGCCACACCTTCGAGAGCGCGCTCACCGAGGCCTCGGTGCTGCTCTCGGGCATCTCGCGCGGCGCCGGCGTCGTCGTCACCGCCAAGCAGAACCCGCGGCTGCGCCACATCGAGTTCGTGCGGCTCGATCCCGGCCGCGCCCTGGTGGTGCTCGTCTCCGACGACGGCTCGGTCGAGAACCGCCTGCTCGACCTGCCGCAGGGCCTGCCGGCCGGTGCGCTGCAGGAGGCCTCGAACTTCCTCAACGCCCGGATCCGCGGCCGCACCCTTGGCGAGGTGCGGGGCGAGATCGAGGCCGCGCGGGCGGCGATGAAGCAGGAGCTCGACGAGATCACCGGGCGCCTGGTCGATGCGGGCCTCGCCCGCTCGGTCGGCCCGAGCGAGGAGCGCCAGCTGATCGTGCGCGGCCAGGCCAACCTCCTCGACGACCTGCGGGCGGCCGAGGACCTGGAGCGCATCCGCCTGCTCTTCAACGACCTGGAGAGCCAGAAGGACGTGATCGACCTTCTCTCCCGTGCCGAGGGCGGCGAGGGCGTGCGGATCTTCATCGGCTCGGAGAACAAGCTCTTCTCGCTCTCCGGCTCGTCGATGATCGCGGCGCCGTTCCGGGACGGCAGCCAGACCATCGTCGGCGTCGTCGGCGTCATCGGGCCGACCCGGCTCAACTACGCCCGCATCGTCCCGATGGTCGATTTCACCGCCCGGGTGGTGTCGCGGATGCTGGAGCGCGGGCGCGGCTGA
- the rdgB gene encoding RdgB/HAM1 family non-canonical purine NTP pyrophosphatase gives MGRLLTGRVVIATHNAGKLREMRELLAPFGVEAVSAGELNLPEPDETGTMFSENAAIKARAATQATGLPAFADDSGLCVDALDGAPGLFSARWSGGSKDFSGAMARIERELTTRAATNRRSHFVSALVLTWPDGHEELFEGRVFGELVWPPRGDKGFGYDPMFKPDESPLTFGELSSDEKHGIDWAKGEALSHRARAFLALAAACLRRPD, from the coding sequence ATGGGGCGCCTCCTCACCGGGCGGGTTGTGATCGCGACCCACAATGCCGGCAAGCTGCGCGAGATGCGCGAATTGCTGGCGCCCTTCGGCGTCGAGGCGGTCTCGGCCGGCGAGTTGAACCTGCCCGAGCCGGACGAGACCGGCACGATGTTCTCCGAGAACGCCGCCATCAAGGCGCGGGCGGCGACGCAGGCCACGGGCCTGCCCGCCTTCGCCGACGATTCGGGACTCTGCGTCGATGCCCTCGACGGGGCGCCCGGCCTGTTCTCGGCCCGCTGGTCCGGCGGCTCGAAGGATTTTTCCGGTGCGATGGCGCGCATCGAGCGCGAACTGACTACCCGGGCGGCGACGAACCGCCGGTCGCACTTCGTCTCGGCCCTGGTCCTGACCTGGCCGGACGGGCACGAGGAGCTGTTCGAGGGCCGGGTCTTCGGCGAGCTGGTCTGGCCGCCCCGCGGCGACAAGGGTTTTGGCTACGACCCGATGTTCAAGCCGGACGAGAGTCCGCTCACCTTCGGCGAGCTGAGTTCGGACGAGAAGCACGGCATCGACTGGGCGAAGGGCGAGGCGCTCTCGCACCGCGCCCGCGCCTTCCTGGCGCTCGCCGCGGCCTGCCTGCGCCGGCCGGATTGA
- a CDS encoding heme biosynthesis HemY N-terminal domain-containing protein: MWRALAFLALLALAAYGAVWLADRPGVVTVTWGGYELATSLAAALVGVMVLAVVLGFVWAFARGILNLPERLTLSSRRRRQARGYNALSRGMVAVGSGDPIAARRHAGEAERLLGPEPLALLLTAQAAQISGDRAGAERAFQRMVDDPETRVLGLRGLFVEARRQDDETTARAYAIEAARLAPSVTWANEAVMESQCADRDWSGALDTVSRRAALGLSDKAAMRRQRAVLLTASALDLEAGDPERALAQAREAVKLAPDLVPAAAVAGRLFARRGDLKRGAKVVEAAWRANPHPDLARVYLDLRTGDSSRDRLARAETLARISSWHPESRFAIARAAIDAREFSRARDVLAPLLADQPTAHAYQLMAEIEEAEHGAQSGKAREWQARATRAPRDPAWCADGLVTDRWAPISPVSGRLDAFVWQTPPDLLGRAHSGPAHEPEPAAAATTHNPGSLNGGAAAKNGTATVGTIPPGTVTPPVVPVPVKVPEVVGPGR, encoded by the coding sequence ATGTGGCGCGCACTCGCCTTCCTGGCTCTCCTCGCCCTCGCCGCCTACGGGGCGGTCTGGCTCGCCGACCGGCCCGGCGTGGTCACCGTGACCTGGGGCGGCTATGAGCTGGCGACCAGCCTCGCGGCCGCGCTCGTCGGCGTCATGGTGCTGGCGGTGGTGCTCGGCTTCGTCTGGGCCTTCGCCCGCGGCATCCTGAACCTGCCCGAGCGGCTGACCCTGTCGAGCCGTCGCCGGCGCCAGGCCCGGGGCTACAACGCGCTCTCGCGCGGCATGGTGGCGGTGGGCTCGGGCGATCCGATCGCGGCGCGCCGCCACGCCGGCGAGGCCGAGCGCCTGCTCGGCCCCGAGCCGCTCGCCCTGCTGCTGACCGCGCAGGCCGCTCAGATCTCCGGCGACCGCGCCGGGGCCGAGCGCGCCTTCCAGCGCATGGTCGACGATCCCGAGACCCGGGTGCTCGGCCTGCGCGGCCTGTTCGTCGAGGCCCGGCGCCAGGACGACGAGACCACCGCCCGCGCCTACGCGATCGAGGCCGCCCGCCTCGCCCCGAGCGTGACCTGGGCCAACGAGGCGGTGATGGAGAGCCAGTGCGCCGACCGCGACTGGTCGGGCGCCCTCGACACCGTCTCGCGCCGCGCGGCCCTGGGCCTCTCCGACAAGGCGGCGATGCGGCGCCAGCGCGCGGTGCTGCTGACAGCCAGCGCCCTCGACCTCGAGGCGGGCGACCCCGAGCGCGCCCTGGCGCAGGCCCGGGAGGCGGTGAAGCTCGCCCCCGATCTGGTGCCCGCCGCCGCCGTGGCCGGCCGCCTCTTCGCCCGCCGCGGCGACCTCAAGCGCGGCGCCAAGGTGGTCGAGGCGGCCTGGCGTGCCAACCCGCATCCGGACCTCGCCCGAGTCTATCTCGACCTGCGCACCGGCGATTCGAGCCGCGACCGGCTCGCCCGCGCCGAGACCCTGGCCCGGATCTCATCCTGGCACCCGGAATCGCGCTTCGCCATCGCCCGCGCGGCGATCGACGCCCGGGAGTTCAGCCGCGCCCGCGACGTGCTGGCGCCGCTGCTCGCCGACCAGCCGACCGCGCATGCCTACCAGCTGATGGCCGAGATCGAGGAGGCCGAGCACGGCGCCCAGTCCGGCAAGGCCCGCGAGTGGCAGGCGCGGGCGACCCGCGCCCCGCGCGACCCGGCCTGGTGCGCCGACGGCCTCGTCACCGACCGTTGGGCGCCGATCTCCCCGGTCAGCGGGCGCCTCGACGCCTTCGTCTGGCAGACCCCGCCGGACCTGCTGGGCCGCGCCCATTCCGGCCCCGCCCACGAGCCCGAGCCCGCCGCGGCCGCCACCACGCACAATCCGGGCTCGCTCAACGGCGGAGCGGCCGCGAAGAACGGCACCGCCACAGTCGGCACGATCCCGCCGGGCACGGTGACCCCGCCGGTGGTGCCGGTGCCGGTGAAGGTGCCGGAGGTGGTCGGGCCGGGGCGCTGA
- the tsaD gene encoding tRNA (adenosine(37)-N6)-threonylcarbamoyltransferase complex transferase subunit TsaD — MNVLGIETTCDETAAAIVTVEEDGRGAIRSNEVLSQIAEHAAYGGVVPEIAARAHVEVLDRLVARALDTAGMRLSDLDGIAVAAGPGLIGGVLVGLVTGKTLALVSRKPLIAVNHLEAHALTARLTDGLAFPYLLLLASGGHTQLVAVKGVGEYVRLGGTIDDAIGEAFDKVAKLLGLSYPGGPEVERAAEGGNPERFALPRPMLGRREPNFSLSGLKTALRIEAERIAPLTNQDVADLCASFQAAVVDVVVDRVRVALRDFGAVAGHPTALVAAGGVAANGALRRALAHQAGEAGLPLVAPPLPLCGDNGAMIAWAGIERLRLGLTDDITAPARPRWPFAQAKDLAKDLAKDPAKDMAKDPAKDSAQAETAG; from the coding sequence ATGAACGTCCTCGGGATCGAGACCACCTGCGACGAGACCGCGGCCGCGATCGTGACGGTGGAGGAGGACGGGCGCGGCGCGATCCGCTCCAACGAGGTGCTGAGCCAGATCGCCGAGCACGCCGCCTATGGGGGCGTGGTGCCGGAGATTGCCGCCCGCGCCCATGTCGAAGTGCTGGACCGGCTCGTCGCCCGGGCGCTCGACACGGCCGGCATGCGGCTGTCCGACCTCGACGGCATCGCGGTCGCGGCGGGGCCGGGGCTGATCGGCGGCGTGCTGGTCGGGCTCGTCACCGGCAAGACCCTGGCGCTGGTCTCGCGGAAGCCGCTCATCGCCGTCAACCACCTCGAGGCCCACGCCCTCACCGCCCGGCTCACCGACGGCCTCGCCTTCCCCTACCTGCTGCTGCTGGCCTCCGGCGGCCACACCCAGCTCGTGGCGGTCAAGGGCGTCGGCGAGTACGTGCGCCTCGGCGGCACCATCGACGACGCCATCGGCGAGGCCTTCGACAAGGTGGCGAAGCTCTTAGGGCTGTCCTATCCGGGCGGGCCGGAGGTCGAGCGTGCCGCCGAGGGCGGCAACCCGGAGCGCTTCGCCCTGCCGCGGCCGATGCTCGGCCGGCGCGAGCCGAATTTTTCGTTGTCGGGCCTCAAGACCGCCCTGCGGATCGAGGCCGAGCGCATCGCGCCCCTCACCAACCAGGACGTCGCCGACCTCTGCGCCAGCTTCCAGGCGGCGGTGGTCGACGTGGTAGTCGACCGGGTGCGGGTGGCGTTGCGCGATTTCGGCGCCGTCGCCGGCCATCCGACCGCGCTGGTGGCGGCCGGCGGCGTCGCGGCGAACGGCGCCCTGCGTCGCGCCCTCGCCCATCAGGCCGGCGAGGCCGGGCTGCCCCTCGTCGCCCCGCCCCTGCCGCTCTGCGGCGACAACGGCGCGATGATCGCCTGGGCCGGCATCGAGCGCCTGCGCCTCGGCCTCACCGACGACATCACCGCGCCGGCCCGGCCGCGCTGGCCCTTCGCCCAAGCCAAGGATCTTGCCAAGGATCTTGCCAAAGATCCTGCGAAGGACATGGCCAAGGATCCTGCCAAGGACTCCGCCCAGGCCGAGACCGCCGGATGA
- a CDS encoding NAD(P)H-dependent glycerol-3-phosphate dehydrogenase produces the protein MTAIGPVAVLGGGAWGTALANAAAAAAERPVVLWMRDAASAAAMARSRENARHLPGVALHPGVRPTASAADLAAAEAVLVVTPAQTLRGVLGILHPHLKPDAALVLCAKGIERATHAFLTDVAAAAAPGAPIAVLSGPSFAADVARGLPTAVTLASRDGALAARLAAALSGPSFRVYHGSDPRGVEIGGAAKNVLAIACGAAIGRGLGESARAALVARSFAELMRFARAWDARPETLMGLSGLGDLVLSAASAQSRNFAFGERLGRGASLEDAAGGKLAEGALTAQGLVALARERGVEMPVAEAVAGLLSGTLSLDAAIADLLGRPLRAEI, from the coding sequence ATGACCGCCATCGGCCCGGTCGCGGTCCTGGGCGGCGGCGCCTGGGGCACCGCTCTCGCCAACGCCGCCGCGGCGGCGGCGGAGCGGCCGGTGGTTCTGTGGATGCGCGACGCCGCGAGCGCCGCCGCCATGGCCCGCAGCCGCGAGAATGCCCGCCACCTCCCCGGCGTGGCGCTGCATCCGGGCGTGCGCCCGACCGCGTCCGCGGCGGACCTCGCCGCGGCCGAGGCGGTGCTGGTGGTGACGCCGGCCCAAACCCTGCGCGGCGTGCTGGGGATCCTGCATCCGCACCTGAAGCCGGACGCCGCCCTGGTCCTGTGCGCCAAGGGCATCGAGCGCGCCACCCACGCCTTCCTCACCGACGTCGCCGCCGCGGCCGCGCCGGGGGCCCCGATCGCGGTCCTGTCGGGCCCGAGCTTCGCGGCGGACGTCGCCCGCGGGCTGCCGACCGCCGTGACGCTGGCGAGCCGCGACGGCGCGCTGGCGGCGCGGCTCGCCGCCGCCCTCTCGGGGCCGAGCTTCCGGGTCTATCACGGCAGCGACCCGCGCGGGGTCGAGATCGGCGGGGCGGCCAAGAACGTGCTCGCCATCGCCTGCGGGGCGGCGATCGGCCGGGGCCTCGGCGAGAGCGCGCGGGCGGCCCTGGTCGCCCGCAGCTTCGCCGAACTGATGCGTTTCGCCCGCGCCTGGGACGCCCGGCCCGAGACCCTGATGGGCCTCTCCGGCCTCGGCGACCTCGTGCTCAGCGCCGCCTCGGCGCAGTCGCGCAACTTCGCCTTCGGCGAGCGGCTGGGACGGGGGGCGAGCCTGGAGGACGCCGCCGGCGGCAAGCTCGCCGAAGGCGCCCTCACCGCGCAGGGGCTCGTGGCGCTTGCCCGAGAGCGGGGCGTCGAGATGCCGGTGGCCGAGGCGGTGGCCGGGCTGCTCTCCGGGACGCTCAGCCTCGACGCGGCGATCGCGGACCTGCTCGGCCGGCCCCTGCGGGCCGAGATCTGA
- a CDS encoding MarR family transcriptional regulator, with the protein MSEIDARGPTPDHADGRADDLLLSSQICFAVYSAAHAFNRIYKPLLDRIGLTYPQYLVLLLLWEQDGQTMKTLGQRLYLDSGTLTPLLKRLEAAGLVSRARDVQDERLMRINLTEAGASLRERATPFPHEIVCATGQPAERLVALRDEILALRDSLHACSAPDRGVA; encoded by the coding sequence ATGTCCGAGATCGACGCGCGCGGCCCCACACCCGACCATGCGGACGGACGGGCCGACGACCTGCTGCTCTCCAGCCAGATCTGCTTCGCGGTCTATTCGGCGGCGCACGCGTTCAACCGGATCTACAAGCCCCTCCTCGACCGGATCGGCCTGACCTACCCGCAATACCTGGTGCTCCTCCTGCTCTGGGAGCAGGACGGGCAGACGATGAAGACCCTCGGCCAGCGCCTCTACCTCGATTCCGGCACCCTGACGCCGCTGCTCAAGCGGCTGGAGGCGGCGGGTTTGGTGAGCCGGGCCCGCGATGTCCAGGACGAGCGGCTGATGCGCATCAACCTGACCGAGGCCGGCGCGTCCTTGCGCGAGAGGGCGACGCCGTTCCCGCACGAGATCGTCTGCGCCACGGGCCAGCCGGCGGAGCGGCTGGTGGCCCTGCGCGACGAGATCCTGGCCCTGCGCGACAGCCTGCACGCCTGTTCGGCACCGGATCGCGGGGTGGCGTGA
- a CDS encoding GNAT family N-acetyltransferase — protein sequence MTPAEAEAQQRRWRALVDERLPEAAAAHPDWPVSRNHCFARILLDNACGGPWRESVAPPAWANMPPERLAVALGLGEAVLAGRQDLAVLNHRSLLWRRKVRRPPPPARLPGDDFTLRRWQLADDEPFAALCADPEVMRFFPAPKTARESQAEARALARRFDEDGFGPWVVEASEGFVGFVGCWRPARPLPLGPLIGQETGLVEIGWRLAWPAWGRGFAVRGARLALADVFSRCAIPEVVAYTADVNAPSRRVMERLGMSEVGGFAHPGLPEGHELRPHRLYRLVAADFMTGQPE from the coding sequence ATGACCCCCGCGGAGGCCGAGGCGCAGCAGCGCCGCTGGCGGGCCCTCGTCGACGAGCGCCTGCCCGAGGCGGCGGCCGCGCACCCGGACTGGCCGGTCTCGCGCAACCACTGCTTCGCCCGCATCCTGCTCGACAATGCCTGCGGCGGGCCCTGGCGCGAGAGCGTCGCCCCGCCCGCCTGGGCCAACATGCCGCCCGAGCGTCTGGCGGTCGCCCTCGGCCTCGGCGAGGCGGTGCTGGCCGGTCGGCAGGACCTCGCGGTGCTCAACCACCGCTCGCTGCTGTGGCGGCGCAAGGTCCGGCGGCCGCCGCCGCCCGCACGCCTGCCCGGCGACGATTTCACCTTGAGGCGCTGGCAGCTCGCCGACGACGAACCCTTCGCGGCGCTCTGCGCCGACCCGGAGGTGATGCGGTTCTTCCCCGCGCCCAAGACCGCCCGCGAGAGCCAGGCCGAGGCCCGGGCGCTGGCCCGGCGCTTCGACGAGGACGGGTTCGGCCCCTGGGTGGTCGAGGCGTCGGAGGGCTTCGTCGGCTTCGTCGGCTGCTGGCGCCCGGCCCGGCCGCTGCCCCTCGGACCCCTGATCGGTCAGGAGACGGGTCTCGTCGAGATCGGCTGGCGCCTCGCCTGGCCCGCCTGGGGCCGGGGCTTCGCGGTGCGCGGCGCCCGCCTGGCGCTCGCCGACGTCTTCTCCCGCTGCGCGATTCCCGAGGTCGTCGCCTACACCGCCGACGTGAACGCGCCGTCGCGCCGGGTGATGGAGCGCCTGGGCATGAGCGAGGTCGGTGGGTTCGCGCATCCGGGGCTGCCGGAGGGGCACGAACTCCGGCCGCACCGGCTGTACCGGTTGGTGGCGGCGGATTTCATGACAGGACAGCCAGAATGA
- a CDS encoding uroporphyrinogen-III synthase, whose amino-acid sequence MTPATACGTALRVWVARPLPAGARTAARVAALGHRPLVAPVLDLAPSGAPAPAGPFDALVLTSASAVPALAGSPLAMLPAYCVGARTAEAARAAGLAPVHEAGGDALALADLIGRSLPRGARLLHAAGRERKDEPGDTLAARGYRLTVWVAYAARALPALPEPVAEALGHDGLDAALHYSRRSAATALGLARAAGREEAFSRVAHHCLSADVAAPLVAAGILSHVVATRPDEEALLAGLHPIRQDSDAEASAALRPGRERC is encoded by the coding sequence GTGACGCCGGCGACGGCGTGCGGGACCGCCCTCAGGGTCTGGGTCGCGCGGCCGCTGCCGGCCGGGGCGCGCACGGCCGCACGCGTCGCGGCCCTCGGCCACCGGCCGCTCGTCGCCCCCGTCCTCGATCTCGCGCCCAGCGGCGCGCCGGCCCCGGCGGGCCCGTTCGACGCCCTGGTCCTGACCAGCGCGAGCGCGGTGCCGGCCCTGGCCGGCTCTCCCCTCGCCATGCTGCCGGCCTACTGCGTCGGCGCCCGCACGGCGGAGGCCGCCCGGGCGGCGGGGCTCGCGCCCGTCCACGAGGCGGGGGGCGACGCCCTCGCCCTCGCCGACCTGATTGGCCGGTCGCTGCCGCGGGGCGCGCGGCTCCTTCACGCCGCCGGGCGCGAGCGCAAGGACGAGCCGGGCGACACGCTGGCCGCCCGCGGCTACCGGCTCACGGTCTGGGTCGCCTACGCGGCGCGGGCCTTGCCGGCCCTGCCGGAGCCGGTGGCGGAGGCGCTCGGCCATGACGGCCTCGACGCGGCCCTGCACTATTCCCGGCGCAGCGCCGCGACGGCGCTCGGCCTCGCCCGGGCGGCGGGGCGCGAGGAGGCCTTTTCGCGCGTGGCGCATCATTGCCTGTCGGCGGACGTGGCCGCACCTCTGGTCGCGGCGGGGATCCTGTCCCATGTCGTCGCGACGCGGCCGGACGAGGAGGCCCTGCTGGCCGGCCTGCACCCCATTCGACAGGACAGTGACGCAGAGGCGTCGGCGGCCCTTCGCCCGGGCCGGGAGCGATGCTAA
- a CDS encoding organic hydroperoxide resistance protein translates to MSVDVKYTTQATANGGRDGRAQTQDGSLDVKLSTPKELGGAGGAGNNPEQLFAAGYAACFLGAMKFVGGQEKIAVPADTTVTAKVGIGPRSEGGFGITADLTISLPGLDKATAETLVEKAHQVCPYSNATRGNVDVGLTVA, encoded by the coding sequence ATGTCCGTCGACGTGAAGTACACCACCCAGGCCACGGCGAATGGCGGTCGCGACGGTCGCGCCCAGACCCAGGACGGCAGCCTCGACGTCAAGCTGTCGACCCCCAAGGAGCTCGGCGGGGCCGGTGGCGCCGGCAACAACCCCGAGCAGCTCTTCGCGGCCGGCTACGCCGCCTGCTTCCTCGGCGCGATGAAGTTCGTCGGCGGTCAGGAGAAGATCGCCGTCCCGGCCGACACCACCGTGACCGCCAAGGTCGGCATCGGCCCGCGCTCCGAGGGCGGCTTCGGCATCACCGCCGACCTGACCATCTCGCTGCCGGGCCTCGACAAGGCGACCGCCGAGACGCTGGTCGAGAAGGCCCACCAGGTGTGCCCCTACTCGAACGCCACCCGCGGCAACGTCGACGTGGGTCTCACTGTCGCATAA